One Desulfovibrio aminophilus genomic region harbors:
- the fba gene encoding class II fructose-1,6-bisphosphate aldolase: MPLVTPKEMFQKAYAGGYAIGAFNVNNMEIIQGIMAAGQEERSPLILQVSAGARKYAQQIYIIKLMEAAMALTDLPVVLHLDHGQNFEICKEVIDGGFTSVMIDGSHLPFEENIAETKKVVEYAHSKGVWVEAELGRLAGVEDEVSSEESIYTDPDQAAEFVGKTGCDSLAIAIGTSHGAYKFKGEAKLDFERLEKVGKLLPGFPIVLHGASSVPQEFVAMANQYGGQVGGARGVPEDLLRKAASMAVCKINIDTDIRLAMTATIRKHFTEHPADFDPRQYLGPAREAVKNMVRHKIRNVLGCSGKA, translated from the coding sequence ATGCCGCTCGTCACCCCCAAGGAGATGTTCCAGAAGGCCTACGCCGGCGGCTACGCCATCGGCGCCTTCAACGTGAACAACATGGAGATCATCCAGGGCATCATGGCCGCCGGTCAGGAGGAGCGTTCCCCGCTCATCCTCCAGGTCTCGGCCGGGGCCCGCAAATACGCCCAGCAGATCTACATCATCAAGCTCATGGAAGCGGCCATGGCCCTCACGGACCTGCCCGTGGTCCTGCACCTGGACCACGGCCAGAACTTCGAGATCTGCAAGGAGGTCATCGACGGGGGCTTCACCTCGGTGATGATCGACGGCTCGCATCTGCCCTTCGAGGAGAACATCGCCGAGACGAAGAAGGTGGTCGAGTACGCCCACTCCAAGGGCGTCTGGGTGGAGGCCGAGCTGGGGCGGCTGGCCGGAGTGGAGGACGAGGTCAGCTCGGAGGAGAGCATCTACACCGACCCGGACCAGGCCGCCGAGTTCGTGGGCAAGACCGGCTGCGACTCCCTGGCCATCGCCATCGGCACGAGCCACGGGGCCTACAAGTTCAAGGGCGAGGCCAAGCTCGACTTCGAGCGCCTGGAAAAGGTCGGCAAGCTTCTGCCCGGCTTCCCCATCGTGCTCCACGGCGCGTCCTCGGTGCCCCAGGAGTTCGTGGCCATGGCCAACCAGTACGGCGGCCAGGTGGGCGGCGCGCGCGGCGTGCCCGAGGATCTGCTGCGCAAGGCCGCAAGCATGGCGGTGTGCAAGATCAACATCGACACGGACATCCGGCTGGCCATGACGGCCACCATCCGCAAGCATTTCACCGAGCATCCGGCGGACTTCGACCCCCGCCAGTACCTCGGCCCCGCCCGCGAGGCGGTCAAGAACATGGTGCGGCACAAGATCAGGAACGTGCTGGGTTGCTCGGGCAAGGCCTGA
- the surE gene encoding 5'/3'-nucleotidase SurE, which produces MNILLTNDDGIQAVGLRALYRAFTDAGHEVSVVAPVTEQSAVGHAVTISMPLRVKEFVEDGFEGRGVYGTPVDCVKLALSTLLSRQPDLVVSGINAGANVGVDILYSGTVSAATEGALMGLPALAVSMDDFNPRDLSGQAAYAERLARRVAWEGLPPKCVLNLNFPACDLSLAKELVVCPHTRASYQDWYETRSDPRGRPYYWLAGEIPPGQISRGRDRLLLTEGHVTLTPLRFDFNDPETREQLRGMLEKPVAH; this is translated from the coding sequence ATGAACATCCTGCTGACCAATGACGACGGAATCCAGGCCGTGGGCCTGCGGGCCCTGTACCGGGCCTTCACGGACGCCGGGCACGAGGTGAGCGTGGTGGCTCCCGTGACCGAACAGTCGGCCGTGGGCCACGCCGTGACCATCAGCATGCCCCTGCGGGTCAAGGAATTCGTGGAGGACGGCTTCGAGGGCCGGGGCGTCTACGGCACGCCCGTGGACTGCGTGAAGCTGGCCCTGTCCACGCTGCTCTCCCGCCAGCCCGACTTGGTGGTTTCGGGCATCAACGCCGGAGCCAACGTGGGCGTGGACATCCTTTACTCCGGCACGGTCTCGGCGGCCACCGAGGGCGCGCTCATGGGCCTGCCCGCCCTGGCCGTGTCCATGGACGACTTCAACCCCCGCGACCTCTCGGGGCAGGCCGCCTACGCCGAGCGGCTGGCCCGCCGGGTGGCCTGGGAGGGCTTGCCGCCCAAGTGCGTGCTGAACCTGAACTTCCCGGCCTGCGACCTGTCCCTGGCCAAGGAGCTGGTGGTCTGCCCGCACACCCGGGCTTCCTACCAGGACTGGTACGAGACCCGCAGCGACCCCCGCGGCAGACCCTACTACTGGCTGGCCGGAGAGATCCCCCCGGGCCAGATCAGTCGGGGCCGCGACCGGCTCCTGCTCACCGAGGGACACGTGACGCTCACGCCCCTGCGCTTCGATTTCAACGATCCAGAGACCCGCGAGCAGTTGCGCGGGATGCTGGAAAAGCCCGTGGCTCATTGA
- a CDS encoding HD domain-containing protein has product MSGKNTFVRDLSAGQQIQDLFLVAEAKLGQSRNGPYWSLTLSDRSGQVEAKIWSPLSQEFSEIPAGRFVRVRGAVTSFRDRPQVVVERLELLPEADNGVTLADFLPASVRPPEEMLEEIEDLCTEHLEHKPWKNLVRKVLRDEEIRSRLLAGTGAKTVHHAYMGGLLEHTLAVLRLCLAHCDLYPRLDRQILVAAAVFHDLGKAWELSGGLTNDYTDQGRLLGHIWIGLEKLEPFLTKAKDLDEQLILHLKHIILSHHGEYEFGSPRRPKTPEAFVLHYADNLDAKLNTIAAAFEDLDPAGSPWTGFQRYLDRYLYRPTPTPDGRNQDQKPPSAQYMLPIKG; this is encoded by the coding sequence GTGAGCGGCAAGAACACTTTCGTCCGCGACCTCAGCGCCGGACAGCAGATCCAGGACCTCTTCCTCGTGGCCGAGGCCAAGCTCGGCCAGTCCCGCAACGGCCCCTATTGGAGCCTGACCCTCTCCGACCGCAGCGGCCAGGTGGAGGCCAAGATCTGGAGCCCGCTCAGCCAGGAGTTCTCCGAAATCCCGGCCGGACGCTTCGTGCGCGTGCGCGGGGCCGTGACGAGCTTCCGCGACCGGCCCCAGGTCGTGGTGGAGCGCCTGGAGCTCCTGCCCGAGGCCGACAACGGCGTGACGCTCGCGGACTTCCTGCCCGCCAGCGTCCGGCCGCCCGAGGAGATGCTGGAGGAGATCGAGGACCTCTGCACCGAGCACCTGGAGCACAAGCCCTGGAAGAACCTGGTCCGCAAGGTCCTGCGCGACGAGGAAATCCGCTCCCGGCTGCTGGCCGGAACCGGGGCCAAGACCGTGCACCACGCCTACATGGGCGGGCTCCTGGAGCACACCCTGGCCGTGCTGCGGCTCTGCCTGGCCCACTGCGACCTCTATCCCCGCCTGGACCGCCAAATCCTGGTGGCGGCGGCCGTGTTCCACGACCTGGGCAAGGCCTGGGAGCTGTCCGGCGGCCTGACCAACGACTACACGGACCAGGGGAGGCTCCTGGGCCATATCTGGATCGGGCTGGAGAAGCTCGAACCCTTCCTGACCAAGGCCAAGGACCTGGACGAGCAGCTCATCCTGCACCTCAAGCACATCATCCTCTCGCACCACGGCGAGTACGAATTCGGCTCGCCCCGGCGGCCCAAGACCCCGGAGGCCTTCGTCCTGCACTACGCCGACAACCTGGACGCCAAGCTGAACACCATCGCCGCGGCCTTCGAGGACCTGGACCCGGCCGGGAGCCCCTGGACCGGCTTCCAGCGCTACCTGGACCGCTACCTCTACCGCCCCACGCCCACGCCGGACGGCCGGAACCAGGACCAAAAGCCCCCGAGCGCGCAGTACATGCTGCCCATCAAGGGCTGA
- the tmk gene encoding dTMP kinase produces MFITLEGIEGTGKSTQLKLMAEYLESRGQDVLLTREPGGSDLGRELRRMLLHMDSQGMAPTAELFLYLADRAQHVAQVIRPALEAGKWVISDRFADSTVVYQGYGRGLDPKLLHSLNAVAVDGLWPEMTILLDLDPETGLNRALARNLREGKSREEGRFEAEALDFHRRVREGYLTWAALHPDRFRLVDGKETPEVVFQRVRDLLEPHLP; encoded by the coding sequence ATGTTCATCACTCTTGAAGGAATCGAAGGAACGGGCAAGAGCACCCAACTCAAGCTCATGGCCGAGTATCTGGAATCCCGGGGCCAGGACGTGCTCCTGACCCGTGAACCCGGCGGCAGCGACCTGGGCCGGGAGCTGCGGCGCATGCTCCTGCACATGGACAGCCAGGGCATGGCCCCCACGGCCGAGCTGTTCCTCTACCTGGCCGACCGGGCCCAGCACGTGGCCCAGGTCATCCGGCCCGCGCTGGAGGCCGGGAAGTGGGTCATCTCCGACCGCTTCGCGGACTCCACCGTGGTCTACCAGGGCTACGGCCGGGGCCTGGACCCCAAGCTCCTGCACTCGCTCAACGCCGTGGCCGTGGACGGGCTCTGGCCCGAGATGACCATACTCCTGGACCTGGACCCGGAAACCGGCCTGAACCGCGCCCTGGCCCGCAACCTGCGCGAGGGCAAGAGCCGCGAGGAGGGCCGCTTCGAGGCCGAGGCCCTGGACTTCCACCGCCGCGTGCGCGAGGGCTACCTCACCTGGGCGGCGCTCCATCCGGACCGGTTCCGGCTGGTGGACGGCAAGGAAACGCCCGAGGTGGTCTTCCAGCGCGTGCGCGACCTGCTGGAACCCCACCTGCCATGA
- a CDS encoding amino acid ABC transporter permease: protein MSDAASCSPAPARLKAFRLFLDGAKFLLLLTALAWLLGRGSEMLGYNWQWYQAPRHLAQFQDGRFIPGPLLGGLLVTLRITGQGLVLAPCLGLAAALLLLSDSPVGRFLARSYVELIRNTPLLIQLFFAAFVMAPLLDLEAETAAVLSLSLFEGAYAAEIIRAGITSIDRGQWEAAESFGLTTWQAYRHVILPQALRRVLPPLAGQAVSLVKDSALVSTIAIHDLTMEGQIIVSRTFLAFEIWFAVAGLYLAVTFLLSFLVNRLDKRLRLV, encoded by the coding sequence ATGAGCGACGCGGCCTCCTGCTCCCCGGCCCCCGCCCGCCTCAAAGCCTTCCGCCTCTTCCTGGACGGCGCCAAATTCCTCCTGCTCCTCACCGCCCTGGCCTGGCTTCTGGGCCGGGGCAGCGAAATGCTCGGCTACAATTGGCAGTGGTACCAGGCGCCCCGCCACCTGGCCCAATTCCAGGACGGCCGATTCATTCCGGGCCCCCTGCTGGGCGGCCTGCTGGTGACCCTGCGGATCACGGGCCAGGGCCTGGTCCTGGCGCCCTGCCTGGGGCTGGCGGCGGCCCTGCTCCTGCTCTCCGACTCGCCCGTGGGGCGTTTCCTGGCCCGTTCCTACGTGGAGCTCATCCGCAACACGCCCCTGCTCATCCAGCTCTTCTTCGCGGCCTTCGTCATGGCCCCCCTGCTCGACCTGGAGGCCGAGACCGCCGCCGTGCTGTCCCTGAGCCTCTTCGAGGGGGCCTACGCGGCGGAGATCATCCGCGCCGGGATCACCAGCATCGACCGGGGCCAGTGGGAGGCCGCCGAAAGCTTCGGCCTGACCACCTGGCAGGCCTACCGCCACGTGATCCTGCCCCAGGCCCTGCGCCGCGTGCTGCCGCCCCTGGCGGGCCAAGCCGTGTCCCTGGTCAAGGACTCGGCCCTGGTCAGCACCATCGCCATCCACGACCTGACCATGGAGGGCCAGATCATCGTCTCGCGGACCTTCCTGGCCTTCGAGATCTGGTTCGCCGTGGCCGGGCTCTACCTGGCCGTGACGTTCCTGCTCTCCTTCCTGGTGAATCGCCTGGATAAGCGGCTCAGGCTGGTGTAG
- a CDS encoding transporter substrate-binding domain-containing protein, translating to MTLWRTFVSGLVTLIVVVGLAADVRAETARAEIARQSTLEDVLKRGVLRVGFSTFVPWAMQAKDGEFVGFEIDVARRLAEDMGVKAEFVPTKWDGIIPALLTGKFDIIIGGMGIRPQRNLKVNFSIPYEYTGMAIVANKAKAAGFKTLADFNKPGVIVAVRLGTTAQEAAQNFLPKAEIRPFNDEAQAILELVNGRAHAMVASAPLPRIQAAQHPDKLFLPLGDADFTREPIGFAVRKGDPDFLNFLDNWIRATNSLGWLDARFKYWFETEDWKGLVE from the coding sequence ATGACCTTGTGGAGAACCTTCGTCTCGGGCCTGGTGACGCTCATCGTCGTCGTGGGCCTGGCCGCCGACGTGCGGGCAGAAACGGCGCGCGCCGAGATCGCGCGCCAGAGCACCCTGGAGGACGTGCTCAAGCGCGGCGTGCTGCGCGTGGGCTTCTCGACCTTCGTGCCCTGGGCCATGCAGGCCAAGGACGGGGAGTTCGTGGGCTTCGAGATCGACGTGGCCCGCAGGCTGGCCGAGGACATGGGCGTGAAGGCCGAGTTCGTGCCCACCAAATGGGACGGCATCATCCCGGCCCTGCTCACCGGGAAGTTCGACATCATCATCGGCGGCATGGGCATCCGGCCCCAGCGCAACCTGAAGGTCAACTTCTCGATCCCCTACGAGTACACCGGCATGGCCATCGTGGCCAACAAGGCGAAGGCCGCCGGATTCAAGACCCTGGCCGACTTCAACAAGCCCGGCGTGATCGTCGCCGTGCGCCTGGGCACCACGGCCCAGGAAGCGGCCCAGAACTTCCTGCCCAAGGCCGAGATCAGGCCCTTCAACGACGAGGCCCAGGCCATCCTGGAACTGGTCAACGGCCGGGCGCACGCCATGGTGGCCTCGGCCCCGCTGCCGCGCATCCAGGCCGCCCAGCACCCGGACAAGCTCTTCCTGCCGCTGGGCGACGCGGACTTCACCCGCGAGCCCATCGGCTTCGCCGTGCGCAAGGGCGACCCGGACTTCCTCAACTTCCTGGACAACTGGATCCGCGCCACCAACTCCCTGGGCTGGCTCGACGCGCGCTTCAAGTACTGGTTCGAAACCGAGGACTGGAAGGGACTGGTCGAGTAA
- a CDS encoding amino acid ABC transporter permease has protein sequence MSRPATLRRPGARVLDAALVLIVCLALAWLALRLDRLDYRWNWGVLAQAFWREGSATPGPLLQGLFTTVRLSLWSGLLALVLGTLMALARVSPRPFRRMVGTTYVEVVRNLPPLVLVFLGYFFLGSQLAAALDLQERVLALPPWAQDTLSWVLGPPGQFPELLSAVLVLGLLEGAYITEIVRAGIRSLAPEQWEASCALGLTRGQQLRHVILPQAMTRMLPALAGQFISTVKDTAIVSVISVREATFQATELSAATYRTFEIWITVLALYLVLSGTCSLAARRLEARLARREAAGVRNGPL, from the coding sequence ATGTCCCGACCCGCGACCCTGCGGCGGCCCGGGGCCCGCGTCCTGGACGCGGCCCTGGTCCTGATCGTCTGCCTGGCCCTGGCCTGGCTGGCCCTGCGCCTGGACCGCCTGGACTACCGCTGGAACTGGGGCGTGCTGGCCCAGGCCTTCTGGCGCGAGGGCAGCGCCACGCCCGGCCCCCTGCTCCAGGGCCTGTTCACCACCGTGCGCCTGAGCCTCTGGTCCGGGCTCCTGGCCCTGGTCCTGGGCACGCTCATGGCCCTGGCCCGGGTCAGCCCCCGGCCCTTCCGGCGCATGGTCGGCACAACCTACGTGGAGGTGGTCCGCAACCTGCCGCCCCTGGTCCTGGTCTTCCTGGGCTACTTCTTCCTCGGCAGTCAGTTGGCCGCGGCCCTGGACCTCCAGGAGCGCGTCCTGGCCCTGCCGCCTTGGGCCCAGGACACGCTCTCCTGGGTCCTGGGGCCGCCGGGCCAGTTCCCGGAGCTGCTTTCGGCCGTGCTCGTGCTCGGCCTGCTGGAGGGGGCCTACATCACCGAGATCGTGCGCGCGGGCATCCGCTCCCTGGCCCCCGAGCAATGGGAGGCCTCCTGCGCCCTGGGCCTGACCCGGGGCCAGCAGCTGCGCCACGTGATCCTGCCCCAGGCCATGACGCGCATGCTCCCGGCCCTGGCAGGGCAGTTCATCTCCACGGTCAAGGACACGGCCATCGTCTCGGTCATCTCCGTGCGCGAGGCGACCTTCCAGGCCACGGAGCTTTCGGCCGCCACCTACCGGACCTTCGAAATCTGGATCACGGTCCTGGCCCTCTACCTCGTGCTCAGCGGGACCTGCTCCCTGGCCGCGCGGCGGCTGGAGGCGCGCCTGGCCCGCCGCGAGGCCGCCGGAGTCCGCAACGGTCCGCTTTGA
- a CDS encoding glutaredoxin family protein → MSHDIRLYALSTCIHCKNTKAYLDECGDAYECVFVDKLEGEERKRIIDEVKKLNPAVSFPTMVIDGEVIVGFNKDRINKALGK, encoded by the coding sequence ATGTCCCACGACATCAGGCTCTACGCCCTGAGCACCTGCATCCACTGCAAGAACACCAAGGCCTATCTCGACGAATGCGGCGACGCCTACGAGTGCGTCTTCGTGGACAAGCTGGAGGGCGAGGAGCGCAAGCGGATCATCGACGAGGTGAAGAAGCTCAACCCGGCGGTGTCCTTCCCCACCATGGTCATCGACGGGGAGGTCATCGTGGGCTTCAACAAGGACCGCATCAACAAGGCCCTCGGGAAGTGA
- a CDS encoding ferredoxin-thioredoxin reductase catalytic domain-containing protein: MDARQLFEQLRRFQEPKGYYFNTDMEMTMPLLESLLTNKERYGYMACPCRLANGTFEQDKDIVCPCSYREDDVREYGACFCGLYVSREWNEDKIPREIVPERRPPEKILG; this comes from the coding sequence GTGGACGCCAGGCAACTCTTCGAACAGCTGCGCCGGTTCCAGGAGCCCAAGGGCTATTACTTCAACACGGACATGGAGATGACCATGCCCCTGCTGGAGAGCCTGCTGACCAACAAGGAGCGCTACGGCTACATGGCCTGCCCCTGCCGCCTGGCCAACGGGACCTTCGAGCAGGACAAGGACATCGTCTGCCCCTGCTCCTACCGCGAGGACGACGTGCGCGAATACGGGGCCTGCTTCTGCGGCCTGTACGTGTCCCGGGAGTGGAACGAGGACAAGATTCCCCGCGAGATCGTGCCGGAAAGAAGACCGCCGGAGAAGATTCTCGGCTAG
- a CDS encoding YhcH/YjgK/YiaL family protein: MILDRLENWGLYFRSPLMERVRLCLAGLTPDSPLGEREIQGRDAWVNLFEGALRLPEQARFESHRVYADVQMVVRGEERCGWVPREGLTCDGDYDPDKDVAFHRAPAAGAETFGLRPGLFVVFFPGDAHLPQLGGPGSVLKVVAKIRADLVE; this comes from the coding sequence ATGATCCTCGACCGACTGGAAAACTGGGGGCTCTACTTCCGTTCGCCGCTCATGGAACGGGTGCGCCTCTGCCTGGCCGGGCTGACGCCCGATTCGCCGCTCGGCGAGCGCGAAATCCAGGGCCGCGACGCTTGGGTGAACCTCTTCGAGGGCGCGCTGCGACTGCCGGAGCAGGCCCGCTTCGAGAGCCACCGGGTCTACGCGGACGTGCAGATGGTGGTGCGCGGGGAGGAGCGTTGCGGCTGGGTTCCGCGTGAGGGGCTGACGTGCGATGGGGACTACGACCCGGACAAGGACGTCGCCTTCCACCGCGCCCCGGCTGCCGGGGCCGAAACCTTCGGCCTGCGGCCCGGGCTGTTCGTGGTCTTCTTCCCCGGGGACGCGCACCTGCCCCAACTCGGCGGCCCGGGAAGCGTGCTCAAGGTCGTGGCCAAGATCAGGGCCGACCTTGTGGAATAA